A portion of the Calothrix sp. 336/3 genome contains these proteins:
- a CDS encoding NUDIX hydrolase gives MTSNYRNPAPTVDIIIELIDRPHRPIVLIERHNSPLGWAIPGGFVDYGEMVEVAAKREAREETGLEIELVEQFLVYSDPNRDPRQHTLSIVFLATATGEPQAGDDAKNLGIFESWRVPQNLCFDHDRILRDYWRYQHYGIRPRLGFGLS, from the coding sequence ATGACTAGCAATTATCGTAATCCAGCACCAACTGTTGATATCATCATCGAATTAATTGATCGCCCTCATCGACCTATAGTATTAATTGAACGGCATAATTCTCCTCTGGGTTGGGCAATTCCTGGGGGTTTTGTGGACTATGGAGAAATGGTGGAAGTTGCTGCCAAGCGTGAAGCTAGGGAAGAGACGGGTTTGGAGATTGAGTTAGTAGAGCAATTTTTGGTGTATTCTGACCCTAATCGTGACCCACGCCAACACACTCTCAGCATTGTTTTTTTAGCAACGGCAACGGGTGAACCTCAAGCAGGAGATGATGCTAAAAATTTAGGGATTTTTGAATCTTGGCGTGTTCCCCAAAATTTATGTTTCGACCATGATAGAATTTTGCGGGATTACTGGCGGTATCAGCATTATGGGATACGTCCTAGGTTAGGATTTGGGCTTTCCTAG
- a CDS encoding RidA family protein, translating to MNKEVIRTENAPAPVGPYNQAIATSGKMIFVAGQIALDPETGSIVGEGDVAKQTEQVMANLQAILTAGGVSFANVVKTSVFLANMDDFAVVNSIYAQYFDEATAPARACVEVSRLPKNVLVEIDCIAVV from the coding sequence ATGAATAAAGAAGTTATCCGTACAGAGAACGCACCTGCCCCGGTTGGACCCTATAATCAGGCGATCGCGACTTCGGGAAAGATGATTTTTGTGGCTGGACAAATTGCTTTAGATCCGGAAACGGGAAGTATTGTCGGTGAGGGTGATGTTGCTAAACAAACAGAGCAAGTTATGGCAAACCTGCAAGCAATTTTGACCGCAGGAGGCGTTAGTTTTGCAAATGTTGTTAAAACTTCAGTTTTTCTGGCAAATATGGATGATTTTGCCGTTGTTAATTCTATATACGCCCAATATTTCGACGAAGCGACTGCACCTGCCCGCGCTTGTGTAGAAGTCTCTCGATTACCTAAAAATGTTCTTGTCGAAATTGACTGTATTGCAGTAGTTTAA
- a CDS encoding GNAT family N-acetyltransferase yields MTPWFFYLFSPKPTNAAPSSYPFQVRAATVADLTPISQIIAQSFHSQKGFWGWFFPFMRLGIYEDLRHRLASPAPHHVCLVAIDTTPGANNALVGTVEIALRFNDWTQINKSFPYLSNLAVHPQYRRQGAASVLLKACEQITHDWGFQDLYLHVLENNSQARQLYFKQGYRVHKVESTWQNFIWRNSRQILLHKHLLKR; encoded by the coding sequence TTGACTCCTTGGTTCTTTTACTTATTCTCGCCGAAGCCAACCAACGCAGCACCATCCTCCTACCCGTTTCAGGTTCGTGCTGCCACTGTGGCTGACTTAACTCCTATCTCGCAAATTATCGCCCAGAGCTTCCATTCTCAAAAAGGATTCTGGGGATGGTTTTTCCCGTTCATGCGTCTAGGTATTTATGAAGATTTAAGGCATCGACTCGCATCCCCTGCACCACATCATGTATGTCTAGTTGCTATAGATACGACTCCTGGTGCAAATAATGCCCTTGTGGGCACAGTCGAAATTGCTTTACGATTTAATGATTGGACACAAATCAACAAAAGCTTTCCCTACCTGTCTAATCTGGCTGTACACCCTCAATATCGACGACAGGGAGCAGCTTCTGTTTTACTCAAAGCTTGTGAACAAATTACCCACGATTGGGGCTTTCAAGACCTTTATCTCCACGTGTTAGAGAATAATTCCCAAGCTCGGCAACTTTACTTTAAGCAAGGCTATCGAGTCCATAAGGTGGAATCAACCTGGCAAAACTTCATCTGGAGAAATTCCAGACAGATTCTTTTGCATAAGCACTTATTAAAAAGATAA
- a CDS encoding response regulator has translation MKSQANTKPKILVVDDEPDNLDLLYRTFYRDYKVLRANSGPAALEMLAKEGDVSVIISDQRMPMMSGTEFLSLTATQYPDIIRIILTGYTDVEDLVEAINAGKVFKYVTKPWEAEELKTVVRQALDTHNVLKARTRELTRTLRQESLLNTVTNTIRSALDYRLILQTIVDTVGDMLEVDVCLLRPFQENQLADEGFIYQKPALEEENSTALIAAELLADTVWEIREPQVIPDVATDDRLQGMTSELQRRQNVFATANICSSLIVPLICRQELMAVLALHQCRQPRFWGEDEVQLVMMVADQAALALSQAYAYEQVRALAKREALINTITTAIRSSLDQQDIFAAITQQLGQALQVDGCVLSLWTEEDEYVKCVGLYDRKHGDQTDTVKINQHIEEQNLPQSQSPIQGNPILQEMLRTQEPVVIVDMSQCPPEMQGFDLALRLPARSLMVVPLLADGKSIGSITLREDNRQRHWQAYEIELAKSVAVQAAIAVQQSRLYEKTRQQAERLLELDKQKTEFFQNISHEFRTPITLIQGPLESAVSAKEGLSYDQSAIALRNSRRLLRLVNQLLDLQRLDAGRMQPSFRPCDLVEFVSQIVESFRPYCEKKGLKLEKNLDECPTVYLDMEKFDKVVYNLLSNAMKFTHEGGTIAVKVQTRGDRCYLQVQDSGIGILPEQIPHLFERFRQAEGSENRSYEGTGLGLALVKELVEVHGGKVSVESVYSEGTTFTICLLSGSSHLPPSQVMEAPTEINLNRAAVELADLELLESTFEENDPVAEITSIPEDEAAVDTTGHCVLVVDDNPDLRTYVSSILRNNGYKVRTARNGLEGFRIAKEIVPSLIVSDLMMPLVSGLEMIRMLRNEEKVKGTPIILLTAKVDEETRIAGTERGADAYLAKPFNDRELLAEVRNLIALKENERRVVELNTYLTESVLKRFLPPALVSKAADGNLVLDLRPEPRLITVLFSDIVGFTQLSNTLRSRRVAELLNEYLEVMTKDVFDNGGTVDKFMGDAILALFGAPEELTPNEQVRRSINTARAMLRSLTQLNQRWREQGIFADTSTGVQFRCGIHQGTAVVGMFGSAERADYTAIGPSVNIAARLQQAATPGSILVSADVADYLQEEEITKYSPLELKGVDETVLTFVVTPEMMANR, from the coding sequence ATGAAATCCCAAGCAAACACTAAGCCGAAAATTTTGGTTGTCGATGACGAACCCGACAATCTGGACTTGCTATACCGTACCTTTTACCGTGACTATAAGGTATTACGGGCAAATTCTGGACCAGCAGCTCTAGAGATGCTGGCAAAGGAAGGAGATGTCTCTGTGATCATCTCCGATCAACGGATGCCAATGATGAGTGGTACTGAATTTTTGAGTTTGACGGCAACTCAGTACCCAGATATTATTCGGATTATTTTGACTGGCTACACCGATGTTGAAGACTTGGTGGAGGCAATCAACGCTGGTAAGGTATTCAAATATGTGACGAAACCGTGGGAAGCTGAAGAGCTAAAAACGGTTGTACGTCAAGCTTTAGACACGCACAATGTCTTAAAAGCTCGCACTCGTGAATTAACTCGTACTCTCCGGCAAGAATCCTTACTGAATACTGTTACAAATACTATTCGCAGCGCTTTAGATTATCGGTTGATTCTGCAAACGATAGTTGACACCGTTGGGGATATGTTGGAAGTGGATGTTTGTTTATTGCGCCCCTTCCAAGAGAATCAGCTAGCAGATGAAGGGTTTATTTATCAAAAACCTGCTCTAGAAGAGGAAAATAGTACTGCTCTGATTGCTGCGGAACTTTTAGCAGACACAGTATGGGAGATTCGTGAACCTCAGGTGATTCCCGATGTCGCTACTGACGATCGCCTTCAGGGAATGACATCCGAACTACAACGACGGCAAAACGTTTTTGCCACAGCAAATATCTGTTCGAGCTTGATAGTACCTTTGATTTGTCGTCAGGAATTGATGGCAGTCTTAGCATTACACCAGTGTCGTCAACCCCGTTTCTGGGGGGAAGATGAGGTTCAGCTGGTGATGATGGTAGCAGATCAAGCAGCATTAGCCCTATCTCAAGCCTATGCCTATGAACAGGTACGTGCCTTAGCTAAGAGAGAAGCATTAATTAATACAATTACAACAGCAATTCGCTCTAGCTTGGATCAGCAAGATATTTTTGCAGCGATTACTCAGCAGTTAGGACAAGCATTGCAAGTTGATGGCTGTGTGTTGTCTTTGTGGACTGAGGAAGATGAGTATGTTAAATGTGTTGGCTTATACGACAGAAAACATGGTGATCAGACGGATACTGTCAAGATAAATCAGCATATAGAGGAACAAAATTTACCACAGTCTCAATCACCGATTCAGGGTAATCCGATTTTGCAAGAAATGCTGCGAACTCAGGAACCTGTGGTAATTGTCGATATGAGTCAATGTCCACCGGAAATGCAGGGTTTTGATTTAGCATTAAGATTACCTGCACGCTCCCTGATGGTGGTACCTCTGTTAGCGGATGGTAAAAGTATTGGTAGTATTACCCTGCGGGAAGATAATCGCCAACGTCATTGGCAAGCATATGAAATTGAATTAGCCAAATCTGTTGCCGTACAAGCAGCGATCGCCGTTCAACAATCTCGTCTATATGAAAAAACCCGGCAGCAGGCAGAACGATTATTAGAATTAGATAAACAAAAAACTGAGTTTTTCCAAAATATCTCCCATGAGTTCCGTACACCCATCACCTTGATTCAAGGTCCCTTGGAATCAGCAGTTTCTGCGAAGGAAGGTTTATCTTACGATCAAAGTGCGATCGCCCTGCGTAACTCTCGCCGCTTATTAAGATTAGTAAACCAGCTTTTAGATTTACAACGTTTGGATGCTGGGAGAATGCAACCCAGTTTCCGTCCCTGTGACTTAGTGGAATTTGTCAGTCAAATTGTAGAGTCTTTCCGTCCCTACTGTGAGAAAAAGGGGCTGAAACTAGAAAAGAATTTGGATGAATGTCCAACGGTCTATCTCGATATGGAAAAATTTGACAAGGTGGTGTACAACCTGCTGTCAAATGCGATGAAATTTACCCATGAAGGTGGTACCATCGCCGTGAAAGTGCAAACCAGGGGCGATCGCTGTTATTTACAGGTACAAGATAGTGGTATCGGTATTTTGCCAGAACAGATTCCCCACCTCTTTGAGCGCTTCCGACAAGCTGAAGGTTCGGAAAATCGCTCCTACGAAGGTACCGGACTAGGTTTAGCCCTAGTCAAGGAACTAGTAGAAGTCCATGGTGGCAAAGTCTCTGTCGAATCCGTGTACAGCGAAGGTACAACTTTTACGATTTGCCTACTATCAGGTAGCTCTCACTTGCCACCTAGCCAAGTCATGGAAGCACCAACGGAAATAAATCTTAATCGTGCAGCAGTTGAACTGGCAGATTTGGAACTCCTGGAGTCTACTTTTGAGGAAAATGACCCTGTAGCAGAAATTACCTCAATCCCTGAGGATGAAGCCGCCGTAGATACTACCGGTCACTGTGTTCTAGTGGTAGATGACAATCCTGATTTGCGTACGTACGTGTCTTCTATTTTGCGTAATAACGGCTACAAAGTCAGAACAGCACGTAATGGTTTAGAAGGATTTCGCATTGCCAAGGAAATAGTACCCAGTTTAATTGTCAGTGATTTGATGATGCCCTTAGTATCCGGATTAGAGATGATTCGGATGTTACGGAACGAAGAAAAGGTGAAAGGAACACCGATAATTCTGCTGACAGCGAAGGTAGATGAAGAGACACGGATTGCTGGTACAGAAAGAGGGGCAGATGCTTATCTGGCAAAACCCTTCAATGATCGGGAATTGTTGGCAGAAGTGCGTAACCTGATTGCTTTAAAGGAAAATGAGCGTCGGGTAGTTGAATTAAATACCTATTTGACAGAATCTGTATTAAAAAGATTTTTACCCCCAGCTTTGGTCAGCAAAGCCGCAGATGGTAATTTAGTTCTAGATTTACGCCCTGAACCCCGGTTAATTACGGTATTATTTAGCGATATTGTCGGTTTTACTCAATTGTCAAATACTTTGCGATCGCGACGAGTTGCAGAACTCCTAAATGAATATTTGGAAGTGATGACAAAGGATGTATTTGATAACGGCGGTACAGTCGATAAATTTATGGGTGATGCCATTCTCGCTCTGTTTGGTGCGCCGGAAGAACTTACCCCCAATGAACAGGTACGTAGGTCAATTAATACAGCTAGAGCAATGCTACGCTCCTTGACACAGTTAAACCAGCGTTGGCGAGAACAAGGTATTTTTGCTGATACTAGTACCGGCGTGCAATTCCGTTGTGGAATTCACCAAGGGACTGCCGTTGTGGGGATGTTTGGGAGTGCTGAACGAGCTGATTATACGGCAATTGGTCCGAGTGTGAATATTGCCGCCAGATTGCAACAAGCCGCCACTCCTGGTAGTATTCTCGTTTCAGCTGACGTTGCTGATTATCTCCAAGAAGAGGAAATTACTAAATATAGTCCTTTAGAATTAAAAGGAGTTGATGAGACAGTTTTAACTTTTGTAGTTACACCGGAAATGATGGCTAATCGATAG